One region of Camelina sativa cultivar DH55 chromosome 6, Cs, whole genome shotgun sequence genomic DNA includes:
- the LOC104790482 gene encoding uncharacterized protein LOC104790482 yields the protein MEMKRDIRVEKKEEEDNMCTSLLTAVVVLSMACLKHFSSVSYLIEQWRSLVFLLLNVVLLAVYFTSTRPSSVETHDLIKTRRGGCRLRMMRGKKDKLKKKKTRIVEEPACSDQDFLVVEPREVIKKCVLVEETKRDFPEMKETVTDCLFHKKKVDLNGEEDEFEPGRLSNEELNERVEAFITTFRQHLVLDARKGRVSDPEQKMRSNDSDIRFLGREVTCSV from the coding sequence ATGGAGATGAAGAGAGACATTAGAGttgagaagaaggaggaagaagacaacaTGTGTACTTCGTTGTTGACAGCAGTTGTTGTTCTCTCCATGGCTTGTCTTAAACATTTCTCTTCTGTATCGTATTTGATCGAGCAATGGCGTTCTTTGGTCTTTCTTCTACTCAACGTTGTCCTCTTAGCGGTTTACTTCACCTCAACTCGTCCTAGCTCCGTTGAGACTCATGACTTGATCAAGACTCGTCGAGGAGGTTGTAGATTGAGAATGATGCGAGGGAAGAAGgataagcttaagaagaaaaagacaaggaTTGTGGAGGAACCAGCTTGTTCTGACCAAGATTTCTTAGTTGTTGAGCCAAGAGAAGTGATAAAGAAGTGTGTTTTAGTGGAGGAGACGAAAAGGGATTTTCCTGAAATGAAGGAAACTGTGACAGATTGCTTGTTTCACAAGAAAAAAGTAGACCTTAATGGAGAGGAAGATGAATTCGAGCCAGGGAGGTTATCCAATGAGGAATTGAACGAGAGAGTAGAGGCGTTCATCACGACGTTTCGACAACATTTGGTGCTTGATGCGCGAAAAGGCAGAGTCAGTGATCCTGAGCAGAAGATGAGATCAAATGACTCTGACATTAGGTTTTTAGGTCGGGAAGTCACTTGTTCGGTTTAA
- the LOC104790483 gene encoding uncharacterized protein LOC104790483 isoform X2: protein MEESDKGTVLKKAYAEMESAVRVMVSENKTARFHHDLCGTKDEALRLFVRLKQMIDAQTIEAEITSSNKQPQIDLLEAQLQEAEDIITDLRSEMGQRQIGESEAGK, encoded by the exons ATGGAAGAGTCAGAT AAAGGGACAGTCTTGAAGAAAGCTTACGCGGAGATGGAATCAGCGGTTAGGGTAATggtttcagaaaacaaaacagctCGGTTCCACCACGATCTTTGCGGGACTAAAGACGAAGCTCTTCGTTTATTTGTCCGATTGAAACAGATGATTGATGCTCAg ACAATTGAAGCAGAGATAACATCATCAAACAAGCAACCACAGATTGATTTGCTTGAAGCTCAGTTACAAGAGGCTGAAGATATTATCACTGATTTGAGGTCTGAGATGGGTCAGAGACAAATTGGAGAAAGCGAGGCAGGCAAATAA
- the LOC104790484 gene encoding uncharacterized protein LOC104790484, translating into MWLSFLRPRDRFSLAELRYLTDQLRKIQIVNEANKDLVVEALRSIAEILTYGDQHDPSFFEFFMEKQVMGEFVRILRVSKTVTVSVQLLQTMSIMIQNLKSEQAIYYLFSNEYVNYLITYTFDFQHEELLSYYISFLRAVSGKLNKHTISLLLKTENDVVVSFPLYVEGIQFAFHEENMIRTAIRALTLNVYHVGDDSVNDYVVSSPHTEYFSKLVSFFQKQCMDLSAMVLNTLKSPSPDSGGKLFSAVDGIEDTLYYFSDVISAGIPDIGRMITDHILQHLTLPLLLPSLCSEAVNDISVDPVTSLYLLSCILRIVKIKDLANMTAATLFCPVKAFISSSLVKPNSSLAPQRLTYGNGHPENGVTEEADQQCSSNAVTSEEKNSHVCSEDATKISFNNSHITFRETLLRYISEGDDVQAQGSLFVLATLLQTKELEESMLDAFGILPQRKQHKKLLLQSLVGEDSGEEQLFSPKNGPMIDGLSSELDWFLRRLEEQFEVCCSLPGAARCPRVHRHQVVDALVSLLCRENISAETLWDGGWLLRQLLPYSEAEFNRKHLKMLNDSYEKCKSALTQEIKGTWPDLLITVLLDEWKKCKRVIEAPSPQKEPKSVLLQLDRFSSNDNAVSESSFTAGERMCEVVKVFVLLHQLQIFSLGRPLPDQPPIHPPAERSETSRATIAGLDVAVPKPGTQLKLVDAVPCRIAFERGKERDFSFLALSSAVSGWIFLADPDNGIIRVTAPLAGCKPRIDEKHPKWLHLRIRPSTLPLLDPTKRGVYEKLKSKGLVDGRWILAFRDDESCHSAYSMVAGEIDQQCSEVDRRLRPLFDLERKHQEDE; encoded by the exons ATGTGGCTTTCTTTCTTAAGACCCCGAGATCGATTCTCCTTAGCCGAACTCAG gtATCTGACTGACCAGCTGAGAAAAATTCAGATCGTGAACGAAGCTAATAAG GATCTCGTTGTCGAGGCATTGAGATCAATTGCGGAGATATTAACCTATGGTGATCAGCATGACCCCTCATTCTTTGA ATTTTTTATGGAGAAACAAGTAATGGGAGAGTTTGTACGCATTTTGAGGGTTAGCAAGACGGTAACAGTTTCTGTCCAGTTGTTGCAAACCATGAGTATAATGATCCAAAACCTAAAAAGTGAACAAGCAATCT ACTACTTGTTCAGTAACGAATATGTAAACTATTTGATAACATATACATTTGACTTCCAACACGAAGAGCTTCTATCTTACTACATATCCTTCTTAAG AGCTGTTAGTGGGAAGCTAAACAAGCATACAATATCATTGCTTTTGAAGACCGAGAAC GATGTAGTAGTTTCTTTTCCCCTTTATGTCGAAGGCATACAATTTGCATTTCATGAAGAGAACATGATACGCACTGCAATTCGTGCCCTAACTCTTAATGTATATCACG TTGGCGATGACTCTGTAAATGATTATGTGGTTAGTTCACCACACACGGAGTACTTTTCAAAGTTAGTTTCATTTTTCCAAAAGCAATGCATGGATCTAAGTGCAATGGTGTTGAACACGCTAAA GAGCCCATCACCAGATTCTGGTGGAAAATTGTTCTCTGCTGTTGATGGGATCGAGGACACCTTGTACTACTTTAGTGATGTTATCTCTGCTGGTATACCTGATATCGGGAGGATGATAACAGATCACATTCTGCAGCATCTAACTCTCCCACTTCTTCTCCCGTCTTTATGCTCCGAGGCTGTAAAT GATATATCAGTTGATCCTGTCACTTCTCTCTATCTGCTTTCTTGCATTCTGCGGATAGttaaaatcaaagatttggCAAATATGACTGCTGCTACTCTTTTCTGCCCTGTAAAAGCATTCATTTCAAGTTCCCTAGTGAAACCTAATAGCAGCTTGGCTCCTCAGCGCCTTACATATGGAAATGGGCATCCAGAAAATGGCGTTACTGAGGAGGCAGATCAACAGTGTTCAAGCAATGCAGTCACGAGTGAGGAGAAAAATTCCCACGTTTGCAGTGAAGATGCTACCAAAATTAGCTTCAACAATTCACATATTACGTTTAG AGAGACTTTACTTCGGTATATTTCCGAGGGAGATGATGTGCAAGCTCAGGGTTCATTGTTTGTGCTAGCCACTTTGTTGCAGACGAAAG AACTTGAAGAGTCAATGCTAGATGCTTTTGGCATTCTTCCACAGCGTAAGCAGCACAAAAAACTTTTGCTG CAATCTTTGGTTGGGGAGGACTCTGGCGAAGAACAACTGTTTTCACCAAAAAATGGTCCTATGATAGATGGTTTAAGTAGCGAACTTGATTGGTTTCTACGAAGGTTGGAG GAGCAGTTTGAAGTATGCTGTTCATTGCCTGGGGCTGCAAGGTGCCCCCGTGTACATAGACATCAG GTGGTGGATGCATTGGTCAGTCTTCTCTGCCGAGAAAACATATCTGCGGAAACATTATGGGATGGAGGATGGCTGTTACGCCAATTGCTTCCTTACAGCGAGGCAGAATTTAATCGCAAACATCTCAAGATGTTGAAT GATTCCTATGAGAAATGCAAAAGTGCGCTTACCCAGGAGATTAAAGGTACCTGGCCTGATCTACTCATCACAGTACTGCTTGATGAGTGGAAAAAGTGCAAAAGAG TTATCGAAGCTCCATCCCCTCAAAAAGAGCCTAAATCCGTTCTTCTCCAGCTCGATAGATTCTCATCAAATG ATAACGCTGTTAGCGAATCATCATTCACAGCAGGTGAAAGAATGTGCGAGGTGGTAAAG GTTTTCGTGCTTCTTCATCAACTCCAAATCTTCTCGCTTGGTAGGCCCTTACCAGATCAACCACCTATTCATCCTCCAGCCGAGCGATCTGAAACGTCTCGTGCCACAATTGCTGGTTTGGATGTTGCAGTCCCCAAACCTGGCACCCAACTGAAGCTAG TTGATGCTGTGCCCTGTCGGATTGCCTTTGAAAGAGGCAAGGAACGTGATTTCTCGTTTCTAGCATTATCGTCTGCTGTGTCTGGGTGGATTTTCCTTGCTGACCCAGATAATGGAATCATCCGTGTTACTGCACCTTTAGCTGGCTGCAAA CCCCGGATAGATGAAAAGCACCCGAAATGGCTACACTTGAGAATCCGACCATCTACGTTACCGTTGTTGGACCCAACAAAGCGAGGAGTCTATGAGAAGCTCAAGTCCAAAGGTCTAGTAGACGGGAGGTGGATATTAGCATTCAGAGACGATGAATCTTGTCACTCTGCTTATTCAATGGTTGCAGGTGAGATCGATCAACAATGCAGCGAGGTCGACAGAAGGTTAAGACCATTATTTGACctagaaagaaaacatcaagaaGATGAATGA
- the LOC104790483 gene encoding uncharacterized protein LOC104790483 isoform X1, with protein sequence MSGSLLNQSSLFDDECGGNDEKQFHGLSVETSKACCESEANIRSKKLELSRNGCTQRIHALERKSSHSANGEERRTTDKDSEENLSSVNTRSLVLAIGATNAEVVPIKPSNSLGIKKTRKSKGRRKRRWSKRKATQVRSQSQLIKPCQSHSDIPCSKNGEDSMDTHLSVENEEVDVGKGLDETKIKPLRRLDHGLTSVKCNVYPTSGSTNATVFSVNATNRSTVEDLKSRMGPELVDPCSELKANAVVSYQISESLRADENRLVKYTYQRKRKKGSLNLNDVNNHTPRKRKVEEKENNA encoded by the coding sequence ATGAGTGGCTCTCTTTTGAATCAGAGCTCATTGTTTGATGATGAATGTGGTGGAAATGACGAAAAGCAGTTTCACGGGTTGAGTGTTGAAACTTCAAAGGCTTGTTGTGAGTCTGAAGCCAATATTAGGAGCAAAAAGCTTGAGCTGTCTCGAAATGGGTGTACACAGAGGATCCATGCTTTGGAGAGGAAATCATCTCATTCTGCAAACGGAGAGGAACGACGCACAACTGACAAGGATAGTGAAGAAAACTTGAGCTCAGTAAACACTAGATCTCTTGTTCTCGCTATTGGAGCTACGAATGCAGAGGTGGTGCCCATAAAGCCGTCTAATTCACTAGGAATCAAGAAGACTCGCAAATCAAAAGGAAGGAGAAAGAGGAGGTGGAGCAAACGAAAAGCTACACAAGTTAGGTCTCAAAGTCAGCTTATAAAACCTTGTCAATCTCACTCTGATATTCCCTGTTCCAAGAATGGCGAAGATTCCATGGATACTCATCTGTCGGTAGAGAATGAAGAGGTTGATGTCGGTAAAGGGTTGGACGAGACTAAGATAAAGCCGCTTCGTCGTTTGGATCATGGGTTAACTTCAGTTAAATGCAATGTATATCCAACTTCAGGATCCACAAATGCTACTGTCTTCAGTGTGAATGCAACAAATCGATCAACAGTTGAAGACTTGAAATCAAGAATGGGCCCTGAGTTGGTTGATCCATGTTCTGAGTTGAAAGCTAATGCAGTGGTGTCATATCAAATCAGTGAGTCTCTGAGAGCTGACGAAAATCGCCTTGTGAAGTATACATACCAAAGGAAACGGAAAAAGGGATCTTTAAACTTAAACGATGTCAATAACCACACTCCACGGAAGAGAAAggtggaagagaaagaaaacaatgcATAA